From the genome of Streptococcus marmotae, one region includes:
- the uvrA gene encoding excinuclease ABC subunit UvrA, translated as MKDKIEIHGARAHNLKNIDVTIPRDKLVVVTGLSGSGKSSLAFDTLYAEGQRRYVESLSAYARQFLGNMDKPDVDSIDGLSPAISIDQKTTSKNPRSTVGTVTEINDYLRLLYARVGTPYCINGHGAISASSVEQIVDEVLELPERQRLQILAPIVRKKKGQHKAIFEKIQKDGYVRVRVDGEIHDVTEVPELSKSKQHTIEVVVDRIVIKDGVRSRLFDSIEAALRIAEGYVIIDTMDGKELLFSEYYACPVCGFTVPELEPRLFSFNAPFGSCSDCDGLGMKLEVDEDLIVPDRQKTLREGALAPWNPISSNYYPQMLEQAMTQFGIDMDTPFEDLSAEEKDLIFHGSDGKEFHFHYENEFGGVRDIDIPFEGLISNISRRYRETNSDYTRQVMRTYMNELTCVTCHGYRLNDQALSVRVGGEQGLHIGELSELSVADHLDVVSHLQLSANEVTIATPIVKEIKDRLTFLNNVGLNYLTLSRSAGTLSGGESQRIRLATQIGSNLSGVLYILDEPSIGLHQRDNDRLIASLKKMRDLGNTLIVVEHDEDTMRAADYLIDIGPGAGVFGGEIVASGTPSQVAKNKKSITGQYLSGKREIPVPLERRIGNGRFIEVTGASENNLQNVTARIPLGKFVAVTGVSGSGKSTLVNSILKKAIAQKLNRNSEKPGKFKSISGIEHLDRLIDIDQSPIGRTPRSNPATYTGVFDDIRDLFAQTNEAKIRGYKKGRFSFNVKGGRCEACSGDGIIKIEMHFLPDVFVPCEVCHGRRYNSETLEVHYKEKNIAEVLDMTVNDAVEFFKHIPKIERKLRTIQDVGLGYVTLGQPATTLSGGEAQRMKLASELHKRSTGKSLYILDEPTTGLHTEDIAQLLKVLARFVDDGNTVLVIEHNLDVIKTADHIIDLGPEGGVGGGMIIATGTPEEVAANEASYTGQYLKGKLHPRI; from the coding sequence ATGAAAGATAAGATTGAAATTCATGGGGCGCGTGCTCATAATTTAAAAAATATTGATGTGACGATTCCACGTGATAAATTGGTGGTGGTAACAGGACTGTCTGGGTCTGGTAAATCAAGCCTAGCCTTTGATACACTTTATGCCGAAGGGCAACGCCGCTATGTGGAGAGTTTGTCTGCCTATGCGCGGCAGTTTTTGGGCAATATGGACAAGCCGGATGTAGATTCCATTGACGGTTTGAGTCCTGCTATCTCTATTGACCAAAAGACAACATCTAAAAATCCACGTTCGACAGTTGGAACGGTGACGGAAATCAATGACTATCTGCGTCTCTTGTATGCTCGAGTAGGAACACCTTACTGTATCAACGGGCACGGGGCGATTTCAGCTTCGTCTGTGGAGCAGATTGTCGATGAGGTGCTGGAGTTACCAGAACGGCAACGCCTGCAAATTCTAGCGCCCATTGTCCGTAAGAAGAAAGGTCAGCATAAGGCGATTTTTGAGAAAATTCAAAAAGACGGCTATGTTCGTGTGCGTGTGGATGGGGAAATTCACGATGTGACGGAAGTTCCTGAACTGTCAAAGAGCAAGCAACATACGATTGAAGTTGTTGTGGACCGGATTGTGATCAAGGATGGAGTTCGTTCTCGTTTGTTTGACTCGATTGAGGCAGCTCTGCGCATTGCGGAAGGCTATGTCATTATTGACACCATGGATGGGAAAGAATTGCTCTTTTCGGAATACTATGCCTGTCCAGTCTGTGGTTTTACAGTGCCAGAATTAGAACCACGCCTCTTTTCCTTCAATGCTCCTTTTGGCTCTTGTAGCGACTGTGACGGTCTCGGCATGAAGTTGGAAGTGGATGAAGACTTGATTGTACCAGATCGACAAAAGACCTTGCGTGAGGGAGCTTTGGCACCGTGGAATCCAATTTCGTCCAACTACTATCCGCAGATGTTAGAACAGGCCATGACCCAGTTTGGTATCGATATGGATACGCCGTTTGAGGATTTGTCTGCTGAAGAGAAAGATTTGATTTTCCACGGTTCAGATGGGAAGGAATTCCATTTTCATTATGAGAATGAATTTGGTGGTGTACGAGATATTGACATTCCATTTGAAGGCTTGATTAGCAATATCAGCAGGCGCTATCGTGAAACCAACAGTGACTACACGCGTCAAGTTATGCGGACTTACATGAATGAGCTGACCTGTGTGACCTGCCACGGCTACCGCTTGAATGATCAGGCCTTGTCAGTTCGTGTGGGCGGTGAACAGGGGCTTCATATTGGAGAATTGTCGGAACTATCTGTAGCTGACCACTTGGACGTTGTATCACACCTGCAACTCTCTGCCAATGAAGTGACAATTGCGACACCGATTGTCAAGGAAATCAAGGACCGCTTGACCTTCTTGAACAATGTGGGACTCAATTATCTGACCTTGTCACGGTCGGCTGGAACCTTATCGGGTGGAGAAAGCCAGCGGATAAGGTTAGCAACCCAGATTGGATCAAACTTGAGCGGTGTCTTGTATATCCTAGATGAGCCGTCGATTGGACTTCATCAGCGAGATAATGACCGCTTGATTGCTAGTCTTAAGAAAATGAGAGATTTGGGCAATACGCTGATTGTGGTGGAGCATGATGAGGATACCATGCGAGCAGCGGATTATCTGATTGATATTGGACCGGGTGCAGGTGTCTTTGGTGGGGAGATTGTCGCTTCAGGCACACCAAGCCAGGTTGCAAAAAATAAAAAGTCAATCACAGGCCAATACCTGTCTGGGAAACGTGAAATTCCAGTCCCCTTGGAGCGGAGAATTGGAAATGGTCGTTTTATCGAGGTAACAGGAGCCTCTGAAAACAATCTGCAAAACGTAACGGCTCGGATTCCGCTTGGAAAATTTGTCGCTGTTACAGGTGTATCAGGTTCTGGCAAGTCCACCTTGGTCAATTCTATCTTGAAAAAAGCCATTGCTCAGAAACTCAACCGCAATTCGGAAAAGCCAGGGAAATTCAAATCCATTTCAGGAATTGAGCACTTGGACCGCTTGATTGATATTGACCAGAGTCCGATTGGGCGTACTCCGCGTTCCAATCCTGCCACCTATACTGGTGTATTTGATGATATCCGTGATTTGTTTGCTCAGACCAATGAAGCCAAGATTCGTGGCTACAAGAAAGGACGTTTTTCGTTCAATGTCAAGGGTGGACGCTGTGAGGCCTGCTCGGGAGATGGTATCATCAAGATTGAGATGCACTTCCTGCCAGATGTCTTTGTCCCTTGTGAAGTCTGTCATGGTCGCAGGTACAATTCAGAGACCCTTGAAGTCCATTACAAGGAAAAAAATATCGCGGAAGTCCTTGATATGACTGTCAATGATGCAGTTGAGTTTTTCAAGCATATTCCAAAAATTGAGCGGAAATTGCGGACCATTCAAGATGTCGGTCTAGGTTATGTCACCTTGGGACAACCAGCGACAACTCTCTCAGGAGGAGAAGCCCAGCGGATGAAGCTAGCCAGTGAGCTCCACAAGCGCTCAACTGGGAAATCCTTGTATATCTTGGACGAGCCAACGACAGGTCTCCACACAGAAGACATTGCCCAGCTATTAAAAGTTTTGGCACGCTTTGTCGATGACGGAAATACCGTACTGGTCATCGAGCATAATCTCGATGTGATTAAGACTGCGGACCACATCATTGATTTAGGTCCAGAAGGCGGTGTCGGTGGCGGTATGATTATCGCAACTGGAACACCAGAAGAAGTAGCGGCAAACGAAGCCAGCTATACAGGCCAGTATTTGAAAGGGAAGTTACATCCAAGAATTTAG
- a CDS encoding magnesium transporter CorA family protein, with protein sequence MKQIFRSTLTNLEEIQTFEPGSWINLVNPSQEESVKLAEQFNIDITDLRAPLDVEESSRITVEDDYTLIIVDVPTYEERNNKSYHITLPLGIIVTNDAVITTCVQPLALFDFFFNKRIKNFYTFMKTRFVFQLLYRNAELFITALRSIDRQTDRISAHIDRATKNEQVIDMMELEKSIVYLKASLKLNERVVKKLAIRNSTLKKYEEDEDLLEDTLIETQQALEMADIYGNVLYAMTETSAAIISNNQNTIMKTLALMTMALDIPTVIFSAYGMNVPESGMPFGGHPNAFWIIAFISACFSAIVVINFLRKKWF encoded by the coding sequence ATGAAACAGATATTTCGTTCTACATTAACAAATTTAGAAGAAATCCAGACCTTTGAGCCAGGCTCTTGGATTAATTTGGTCAACCCCTCCCAGGAAGAATCTGTCAAACTAGCTGAACAATTTAATATTGATATTACCGACCTAAGGGCCCCTCTCGACGTGGAAGAATCCTCTCGTATTACCGTAGAAGACGACTACACCTTGATTATCGTAGACGTTCCGACCTATGAGGAGCGGAACAACAAAAGCTACCACATCACCTTGCCGCTCGGTATCATTGTCACCAATGATGCTGTCATCACTACCTGCGTGCAACCCCTTGCTCTTTTTGACTTTTTCTTTAACAAGCGCATTAAGAACTTTTATACCTTTATGAAGACCCGTTTTGTCTTCCAATTGCTCTATCGGAATGCCGAACTCTTCATCACGGCCCTTCGTTCTATTGATCGACAAACAGACCGCATTAGTGCCCATATCGACCGAGCAACCAAAAACGAACAGGTTATCGACATGATGGAGTTGGAAAAATCTATCGTCTACTTAAAGGCCTCACTCAAACTCAATGAACGAGTGGTCAAAAAGCTAGCAATTAGAAATAGCACCTTGAAGAAGTATGAAGAAGACGAGGACTTGTTGGAAGATACCTTAATTGAAACCCAGCAGGCGCTTGAGATGGCAGACATCTATGGCAACGTCTTATACGCCATGACCGAAACTTCTGCCGCAATCATTTCCAACAATCAAAATACCATTATGAAAACCTTAGCCCTCATGACCATGGCACTTGATATCCCAACGGTGATTTTCTCAGCCTATGGGATGAATGTCCCTGAATCAGGCATGCCCTTTGGTGGACATCCCAATGCTTTTTGGATTATCGCCTTTATCTCAGCCTGCTTTAGCGCTATTGTCGTCATCAACTTTTTACGAAAAAAATGGTTCTAA
- a CDS encoding DUF1129 domain-containing protein, with translation MSFTEIKELTKKNQEFIHIATNHLIQAGKSDTEIKELLEEIIPVILEKQKTGVTARSIYGAPSEWAASKTASPAESDQQPLNENPWLMWLDSSLLLLAIIGLVNGAMNSFGVGANYGIITLLLIGFGVGAGMYMMYHFVYRDQVKTGKRPSLLKALGFLVLATLAWSFVFFLAALIPSSINPTVTPTVAIILGAVAFGIRHLLKKKYNIRNAIQPMP, from the coding sequence ATGTCATTTACTGAAATCAAAGAATTGACCAAAAAAAATCAAGAATTTATCCACATCGCAACCAATCACTTGATTCAAGCTGGAAAATCAGATACCGAAATCAAAGAATTGCTCGAAGAAATCATCCCTGTGATACTTGAAAAGCAAAAAACAGGCGTCACCGCCCGTAGTATCTATGGAGCTCCGAGTGAATGGGCAGCCAGCAAGACCGCTAGTCCTGCTGAATCAGACCAACAACCGCTCAATGAAAACCCTTGGCTCATGTGGCTCGATTCTAGCCTTCTGCTCCTTGCCATTATCGGCCTAGTCAACGGTGCCATGAATTCCTTTGGAGTTGGAGCAAACTATGGCATCATTACCCTCTTGCTGATTGGCTTTGGAGTTGGGGCAGGTATGTATATGATGTACCATTTCGTTTACCGCGATCAAGTCAAAACTGGCAAACGACCTAGCTTGCTCAAAGCACTTGGATTTCTTGTTTTGGCCACTCTTGCCTGGAGTTTTGTTTTCTTCCTCGCAGCACTCATTCCAAGTTCTATCAATCCGACGGTGACACCAACAGTTGCTATTATCTTAGGGGCAGTAGCCTTTGGTATCCGTCACCTGCTCAAGAAAAAATATAATATTCGCAACGCCATTCAACCTATGCCATAA
- a CDS encoding glycerate kinase: protein MKIVSAIDSFKGSATSAELNQVVKEAIEEVLPEAEVATFAIGDGGEGTLEALAEALDGEFISVSTVDLLERPIEIFYFLSGQTAFIEVASVVGIDKIKPTPATVEVATSFGLGAVIRDALSRSCEEIVLTLGGTGTSDGGRGLLASLTEEDKEQLRCVNLIGLTDVRNVYAGSEGYAHIFGPQKGANQTQVEAMDKAALSFVQRIKEEVGIDLQAIPGTGAAGGLGGALVVLGGELKAGFPFVAEKIGLNKASLGVDLVITGEGRLDSQSLNGKVPVGVADLARSAGVPTIAICGSVATDVPGFDDCFLAIFSIQTGVYSLDKAMKKEVTLENARFVIKNIIRSRFL from the coding sequence ATGAAAATAGTGAGTGCAATCGATTCATTTAAGGGTTCAGCGACTTCTGCAGAGTTAAATCAGGTGGTCAAGGAAGCGATAGAGGAAGTTCTTCCAGAAGCAGAGGTGGCGACTTTTGCAATCGGAGACGGCGGTGAGGGGACTTTGGAAGCACTGGCTGAGGCACTTGACGGGGAGTTTATCTCTGTTTCGACAGTTGATTTGTTAGAGCGTCCGATTGAGATTTTCTATTTCTTGTCTGGACAGACAGCCTTTATTGAGGTGGCATCGGTAGTAGGAATTGATAAGATAAAGCCGACTCCTGCGACTGTGGAGGTGGCGACCAGTTTTGGCTTGGGTGCTGTGATTCGAGACGCTTTGAGTCGTTCTTGTGAAGAAATCGTCCTCACATTGGGTGGCACAGGAACATCAGATGGTGGCAGAGGTTTACTTGCTAGTCTGACGGAAGAAGACAAAGAGCAGTTGCGTTGTGTCAACCTTATTGGTCTAACAGATGTGAGGAATGTCTATGCTGGATCAGAAGGTTATGCACACATTTTTGGTCCACAAAAAGGAGCAAATCAAACGCAGGTAGAAGCGATGGATAAGGCTGCTCTTTCTTTTGTACAGAGGATAAAAGAAGAAGTAGGAATTGATTTGCAGGCTATTCCAGGGACGGGAGCAGCAGGTGGTCTAGGTGGTGCACTTGTTGTCTTGGGTGGAGAGCTGAAGGCAGGCTTTCCATTTGTTGCAGAAAAAATTGGGCTCAATAAGGCTAGTCTAGGTGTAGATTTGGTCATTACGGGAGAGGGACGCTTGGATAGTCAAAGTCTCAATGGCAAAGTACCTGTAGGTGTAGCTGATTTAGCTCGTTCTGCTGGTGTGCCGACAATTGCCATTTGCGGTAGCGTAGCCACAGATGTGCCGGGATTTGACGATTGTTTTTTAGCGATTTTTTCGATTCAGACAGGTGTGTATTCTCTGGACAAGGCGATGAAAAAAGAAGTTACTTTAGAGAATGCTCGATTTGTGATAAAAAACATTATCCGCAGTCGTTTTTTGTAA
- a CDS encoding IS3 family transposase (programmed frameshift), translated as MSRKPRRHFTDDFKKQIVDLYQAGKKRSELIREYELTPSTFDKWVKQSKTTGSFKTVDNLTAEQRELIALRKRNKELEMQVDILKQAAVIMAPKREVITANKDKYKIVDMCRCLNIPRSSYYYKAVEPVSEAEIEGKVRNIFSESKSRYGARKIKKCLEAEGICLSLRRIRRIMKRLNLVSVYQKAVFKPRSKGKNEAPIPNLLDRQFDQHKPLEALVTDLTYVRIDQRWAYVCLIIDLFNREIIGLSVGWQKTADLVKQAIQSIPYALTKVNLFHSDRGKEFDNQLIDEMLVAFGITRSLSQAGCPYDNAVAESTYRAFKIEFVYQEQFSTLEELAIKTRDYVHWWNHHRIHGSLNYQTPIAKRGIA; from the exons ATGTCTAGAAAACCACGTCGTCACTTCACCGATGATTTCAAAAAACAAATCGTTGACCTTTACCAAGCAGGGAAAAAGCGTAGTGAGCTCATCAGAGAATATGAGCTAACCCCTTCAACCTTCGATAAGTGGGTGAAACAATCCAAAACAACTGGATCGTTTAAGACCGTTGATAACCTTACTGCTGAACAGCGCGAGCTGATTGCCCTCAGAAAACGAAACAAAGAGCTTGAAATGCAGGTTGACATCTTAAAGCAAGCAGCGGTGATTATGGCGC CAAAAAGGGAAGTAATCACCGCTAATAAAGATAAATACAAAATTGTAGACATGTGCCGTTGCTTAAATATCCCGCGTTCTAGCTATTATTACAAAGCCGTTGAACCTGTATCTGAAGCAGAGATTGAAGGAAAGGTTAGAAACATTTTCTCTGAAAGCAAGTCCAGATACGGGGCTAGGAAAATCAAGAAATGCCTGGAAGCTGAAGGCATCTGCTTGTCTCTCCGACGGATTCGGCGCATCATGAAGCGCCTAAATTTGGTCTCTGTTTACCAGAAAGCTGTCTTCAAGCCTCGTTCTAAAGGGAAGAACGAAGCTCCCATTCCTAATCTCTTAGATCGACAATTCGACCAACACAAGCCTTTAGAAGCCCTTGTCACGGACTTGACCTATGTTCGTATAGACCAGCGTTGGGCTTACGTTTGCCTCATCATCGACCTCTTTAATCGAGAAATCATTGGCCTGTCAGTCGGTTGGCAGAAGACCGCAGATCTGGTAAAGCAAGCAATTCAGAGTATCCCTTATGCTTTAACCAAGGTCAATCTTTTTCATTCTGACCGTGGCAAGGAGTTCGATAATCAGCTGATTGATGAGATGCTAGTGGCCTTTGGTATCACCCGTTCTCTTAGTCAAGCTGGTTGCCCTTATGACAATGCCGTGGCTGAAAGCACCTACCGTGCTTTCAAGATTGAGTTTGTTTATCAAGAACAATTTTCAACACTGGAAGAACTGGCCATCAAGACAAGAGACTATGTCCACTGGTGGAACCATCATCGTATTCACGGTAGTCTCAATTACCAAACTCCCATAGCTAAGCGAGGTATCGCTTAA
- a CDS encoding helix-turn-helix domain-containing protein, whose protein sequence is MENINLQRYIAKRIRTLRINQGLSQEKLSEKADLGINYIHNIENKAYNIKIETLEKIISALEVSNETFFDFRFPHNSDKIERLLLEINQLTEEKQARLFDGLELLLQNMK, encoded by the coding sequence ATGGAAAACATCAACTTACAAAGATATATTGCTAAACGAATTCGAACATTGCGAATCAACCAAGGTCTTAGTCAAGAAAAATTAAGTGAAAAAGCTGATTTAGGAATCAATTATATTCATAATATCGAAAACAAAGCCTATAATATTAAGATTGAAACATTAGAAAAGATTATTTCTGCTTTAGAAGTATCAAACGAAACTTTTTTTGATTTTCGGTTTCCTCATAACTCTGATAAAATTGAACGCCTACTCTTAGAAATAAACCAATTAACGGAAGAAAAACAGGCACGCCTATTCGATGGCTTGGAATTGTTATTACAAAATATGAAATAA
- a CDS encoding FtsK/SpoIIIE domain-containing protein, which translates to MTLLTFIFDIEFALIEVTTDLNQSKQGIITTPTFFLQDIQFQNNTLVSFQIIVENSAAFESKLKSFEHFLSASLSQKYFIDSYSKDNIDKYYVVNVINKQIFDGKELTNLADFNERYDINTSSYIYQVGRYTIDSQVCPHLLISAKSGFGKTNLIKTLIAQLHQKNAQIIVIDPKNELTNLQKLLGRQSVATEKDEIIDLLKQLLSVCKIRQNHMTTQYKTSPELAFPALYLIFDEILAFMLSIQKKSERDEVNSLLSQLVLMGRSAGVFVVVASQKFTNDALTKGVRESLGF; encoded by the coding sequence TTGACATTATTAACATTTATTTTTGACATTGAATTTGCATTGATTGAAGTCACGACTGATTTGAATCAATCCAAGCAAGGCATTATCACAACTCCTACTTTCTTCTTGCAAGATATTCAATTTCAAAATAATACACTCGTTTCGTTTCAAATCATCGTTGAAAATTCAGCAGCATTTGAATCTAAATTAAAATCGTTTGAACATTTTTTATCAGCTTCTCTATCTCAAAAATATTTTATTGATAGTTATTCAAAAGATAATATAGATAAATATTATGTAGTAAATGTCATCAACAAGCAAATCTTCGACGGTAAAGAATTGACAAATTTAGCAGATTTTAATGAACGATATGATATCAATACATCCTCTTACATCTATCAAGTTGGTCGTTATACAATCGACAGTCAAGTCTGTCCTCACTTGCTGATATCTGCAAAAAGCGGATTCGGAAAAACTAATTTAATCAAAACGCTAATCGCCCAACTTCACCAAAAAAATGCTCAAATTATTGTGATTGATCCCAAGAATGAGCTAACAAATCTCCAAAAGTTGTTAGGAAGGCAGAGCGTAGCAACAGAAAAAGATGAAATTATTGATTTATTAAAACAATTACTATCCGTCTGCAAAATTCGTCAAAACCACATGACAACTCAGTATAAAACGTCTCCTGAGCTTGCTTTTCCAGCTTTATATCTTATCTTCGACGAAATCTTAGCATTTATGTTATCTATTCAGAAAAAAAGTGAGCGAGACGAAGTCAATAGTTTATTATCACAATTAGTGTTAATGGGACGTTCGGCTGGTGTTTTTGTTGTCGTAGCGTCTCAAAAATTTACAAACGATGCACTGACCAAAGGAGTAAGAGAGTCGCTGGGATTTTAG
- a CDS encoding Rep family protein: MTERIRSRNHMYVQQLEYLKHKDVKRVVNDITTILAPKKWAYIIHDKDKDKDETGKLKTAHIHLVMEFENALSPKSLAKQIDEQNPQTFRVLKGKVNNAYAYLIHEHSTGKYKYPIEDVISNFDYATLIDEIRTQASQAKRKNDREFIDDLLNQIYEGTLSIEEAEKLLSGSQYAKNVNKLKAVAFKHQQSLSAQFVQKQREKNQPKEIIWIFGESGVGKTRLAKHYAEQQKDDYFISGSSKDTFQNYKNETVVILDELRPSTFRYEDLLKILDPYNFESFVPSRYFDKALTANIIIITSPFSPKELYDDLVAYKSKDGFEQLNRRITSCIKMDNLFINHVEYFEWRTHMATYYSYNVQKRIPNPFAKQAETVKQTNLFNKIEQSLIVNTKEVDMNGSNTVGTIL, encoded by the coding sequence ATGACTGAAAGAATTAGAAGTAGGAATCACATGTATGTTCAACAATTAGAATATTTAAAGCACAAAGATGTAAAAAGAGTCGTCAATGATATTACTACGATACTTGCTCCTAAAAAGTGGGCATATATTATTCACGATAAAGATAAAGATAAAGATGAAACTGGTAAGCTCAAAACAGCACATATTCATTTGGTTATGGAATTTGAAAACGCTCTAAGTCCTAAGAGCCTTGCAAAGCAAATAGATGAACAAAATCCGCAGACATTTAGAGTATTAAAAGGGAAAGTGAATAATGCCTATGCTTATCTCATTCACGAACATAGCACTGGAAAATATAAATATCCAATCGAAGATGTCATCAGTAATTTTGACTATGCTACATTAATAGATGAAATTCGAACACAAGCAAGCCAAGCAAAACGGAAAAATGATAGAGAGTTCATTGATGATTTGCTCAATCAAATTTATGAAGGTACACTATCCATCGAAGAAGCCGAAAAATTATTATCCGGCAGTCAATACGCTAAGAATGTAAACAAACTAAAAGCAGTTGCTTTTAAACATCAGCAAAGTTTATCCGCTCAATTTGTTCAGAAACAAAGGGAAAAGAACCAACCAAAAGAAATTATTTGGATTTTTGGAGAATCGGGTGTCGGAAAGACTCGATTAGCAAAACATTATGCCGAACAACAAAAGGACGACTACTTTATATCTGGCTCAAGTAAAGATACATTCCAAAATTATAAAAATGAAACAGTTGTTATTTTAGATGAATTACGCCCTTCGACTTTTCGATATGAAGACTTATTAAAAATATTAGATCCCTATAATTTTGAATCTTTTGTACCCTCACGATACTTTGATAAAGCCCTGACCGCTAATATCATTATTATCACCTCCCCATTTTCACCTAAAGAGTTATACGACGACCTTGTCGCATACAAAAGTAAAGACGGCTTCGAACAATTAAATAGGCGTATTACCTCATGCATAAAAATGGATAACTTGTTTATTAATCATGTAGAATATTTCGAATGGAGAACACACATGGCAACATATTATTCATATAATGTTCAAAAACGGATACCCAATCCATTTGCAAAACAAGCAGAAACAGTTAAGCAAACTAATCTTTTTAATAAAATCGAACAAAGCTTAATCGTCAATACAAAGGAGGTAGATATGAATGGAAGTAATACTGTCGGAACAATACTCTAA
- a CDS encoding helix-turn-helix transcriptional regulator: MEVILSEQYSNQLQQQIYNLIMCEINNIRQNNNLESPFLNKKQVCDYLSISNNTLDSWIERGLPVIRIGKILRFDRKEINRWIKTFEN, translated from the coding sequence ATGGAAGTAATACTGTCGGAACAATACTCTAATCAGCTACAACAACAAATATACAATCTAATAATGTGCGAAATTAACAATATTCGCCAAAATAACAATTTAGAAAGTCCGTTCTTAAATAAGAAACAAGTTTGTGATTATCTAAGTATTTCAAATAATACACTGGATAGTTGGATAGAAAGAGGTTTACCCGTGATTCGCATTGGTAAAATCTTAAGATTTGATAGAAAAGAAATCAATAGATGGATAAAAACATTTGAAAATTAA
- the rpsI gene encoding 30S ribosomal protein S9 — protein sequence MSQAQYAGTGRRKNAVARVRLVPGTGKITVNKKDVEEYIPHADLRLVINQPFAVTSTVGSYDVFVNVVGGGYAGQSGAIRHGIARALLQVDPDFRDSLKRAGLLTRDARMVERKKPGLKKARKASQFSKR from the coding sequence ATGTCACAAGCACAATATGCAGGTACTGGACGTCGTAAAAACGCTGTTGCACGCGTTCGCCTTGTTCCAGGAACTGGTAAAATCACTGTTAACAAAAAAGATGTAGAAGAGTACATCCCACACGCTGACCTTCGCTTGGTTATCAACCAACCATTTGCTGTTACATCAACAGTAGGAAGCTACGATGTTTTCGTAAACGTTGTAGGTGGTGGTTATGCAGGTCAATCAGGAGCTATCCGTCACGGTATCGCTCGTGCCCTTCTTCAAGTAGATCCAGACTTCCGCGACTCTCTTAAACGCGCTGGCCTTCTCACACGTGACGCTCGTATGGTAGAACGTAAGAAACCAGGTCTTAAGAAAGCACGTAAGGCATCACAATTTAGTAAACGTTAA
- the rplM gene encoding 50S ribosomal protein L13, whose amino-acid sequence MNKTTYMAKPGEVERKWYVVDATDVPLGRLSAVVASVLRGKNKPTFTPHTDTGDFVIVINAEKVKLTGKKATDKVYYTHSMYPGGLKSITAGELRSKNAVRLIEKSVKGMLPHNTLGRAQGMKLKVFVGSEHNHAAQQPEVLDISGLI is encoded by the coding sequence ATGAACAAAACAACATACATGGCTAAGCCAGGTGAAGTTGAACGCAAATGGTATGTAGTAGACGCTACTGATGTGCCTCTTGGACGCCTTTCAGCAGTTGTAGCAAGCGTTCTTCGTGGAAAAAACAAACCAACATTTACACCACATACTGATACAGGTGACTTCGTCATCGTTATCAATGCTGAAAAAGTGAAATTGACTGGTAAAAAAGCAACTGATAAAGTTTACTACACTCACTCAATGTACCCAGGTGGATTGAAATCAATCACTGCTGGTGAACTTCGTTCAAAAAATGCAGTGCGTTTGATTGAAAAATCAGTTAAAGGAATGCTTCCACACAACACTCTTGGCCGCGCTCAAGGGATGAAATTGAAAGTATTCGTTGGTTCTGAGCACAACCACGCTGCACAACAACCAGAAGTTCTTGATATTTCAGGACTTATCTAA
- a CDS encoding helix-turn-helix domain-containing protein, with the protein MTKYKHLTLSDRNDIQIGLERGESYPYARYSP; encoded by the coding sequence ATGACAAAATACAAACACCTTACCCTCTCAGACCGCAATGATATCCAGATAGGATTAGAAAGAGGAGAATCATACCCTTATGCGAGATATTCTCCCTAA